Within the Symbiobacterium terraclitae genome, the region CGTTCGTTTCCTGATTCAGCGGCAGATCGGGCGGCATGGTGGCGGCCAGCCGCTCGCAGACGGAATCCGTCGCCTCCAGCCCCGCCCGTTCCAGGGCGAGGAGCCAGGCGCCCACCACGGGCTCGAAGCGGGGCCGGATGAGGCGCGCCCGCGGGGCGACCCGGTGCACCTCGAGCCGGAAGGCGTCGACGAGGAGCGGGTTGTTCCCCTTCCAGGTGGAGCCGGCGAGCACCACCTCCACCTCCTCGTCGCACAGGTTCAGCTGGCGGATCACGCCGCCCACCGACCGGCCCATCCGGCGGCCCATCTCGATCAGGGCCTCCTGCGCGGCCTGGTCGCCGCGGTTGGCCGCCTCGAAGACCAGCGGCGCCAGGGCAAAGATCCGCCCGCGCTCGATCTGGCCCCGGTACAGCTTCTCCCGCAGGTCGTCGACGTCCGCCGCCCCGAGGGCCGCCAGCACCGGCCCGGTGAGCGCCGTCTCCACGCCGCGCTGCTCCGCAGCCAGGAAGACCGCCGCCACCGCGGCGCGACCCAGGTCGGCCCCGCCGCCGTAGTCGCCGAAGAGGCCGCCGAGGCCCCCCACCTGCACCTCCCGGCCGTCCTTGCCGATACCGGCCTGGTTGGTGCCGGTGCCGCAGATGGAGACGACGCCCCACCGGCCGGTCAGGCCCGCCCGCAGGCCGGCGAAGCTGTCGTTGTGGACGGAGAATCGCATGTCCGGCCACCGCTCCTGGATGGCCTCCTCCAGCATCGCGTAATCGCAGGGCAGGTCCGCCCCCGCCAGGCAGAAGGCGGCGTGGTGAACCTCGCCGGGGGCGAGGCCGCCCGCCGCGAGGGCCTCCTCCACCGCCCGGGCGATCGAGGCCATCGCGAGCGGGAGCCCGCCCTGTGACTGGTGGTTCCCCGTTCCGCCCTTGCCCAGGCCGATCAGGCGGCCCGACTCGTCGCCCAGGAGCGCATAGGTCTTGGTGGCACCGGCATCGATGCCGAGAAAATAGCGCATGTTCGCAGCCTCCGTTGCACAGAATGGCCCGATGTGGTTGCGACGGTTGCCGTACGGCAGGATTCACCCTGCGTGAACAGAACTGGTATATACATCTTCCCCGTTCCTGTTTGACAGCGAGGACCGAAACCCTCCCGCCGGATGAACCGATTATCAGTTCCGCATGCTGCCAGAGGTACGCGTGCCTGCGCCGGCTCCCGACCCCATCTGTGGAGGTGTATCCCATGCTGCACAGCCCCGCACTGGTACCGGCCCCGCGCCAGCTGACCTGCGGCGAGCGGGCCGTACGGGTCCCTGATGAACTCTGGGTGGTCGTCGCCGGCCACCACCAGGAGCTCCTCCCCGTCCTGCGCAGCTTCCAGGAGTCCGTCTCGGCCGGTGTCGGCGTCGCCGTGCGCCTGACCGCGAGCCCCAGGGGCCTGGAGGAGCGGTTCCATGTGGCCGTTCTGGTCGGCGACCGCGCGGTGACCCACCCGCAGGGTTACCGGCTGGCGGTGGCGCCCGAGGGCATCCGCCTGGATGCCGCCACGCCGCAGGGCGCCGCGTACGGCCTGGCCACGCTGAAGCAGATCCTGGCCACCGGCCGGGAGGTGCCGGAGCTTCAGATCGACGACTATCCGGACTTCGCCCGGCGGGGCGTGATGCTGGACATCAGCCGGGGCAAGGTGCCCACGATGGAGCGCCTCTTCCGCTTCGTGGACCTGCTGGCCGACCTGAAGGTCAACGAGTTCCAGCTCTACACCGAGCACACCTTCGCCTACCGGGAGCACCGGGAGGTCTGGCAGGCCTACTCGCCCATGACCGGCGAGCAGATCATGCTCCTCGACCGGTACTGCCGGGAGCGGTTCATCGACCTGGTGCCCAACCAGAACTCCTTCGGCCACATGACGCCTTGGCTGATCCACCCCCGCTACCAGCACATGGCAGAGGCGCCCGACGGGTTCGAGCTGCCCTGGGGCGGCCGCCGGGACGAGCCGTTCTCGCTCTCGCCGGCCGAGCCCTCGGTCATCCCGTTCCTGGCGGGGCTCTACGACGAGCTCCTGCCGCACTTCACCAGCCAGTACTTCAATGTTGGCTGCGACGAGACCTTCGACCTGGGCCAGGGCCGCTCGAAAAAGGCGGTGGCGGAGCGGGGAGAGCATGCCGTCTACCTCGAGCAGCTGCTGAAGATCTACCGCCTGGTGGCCGAGCGGGGCCGCACGATGCAGTTCTGGGGCGACATCATCATCAAGTACCCCGAGGCGGTGGCCCAGCTGCCCAAGGACGTCATCGCGCTGGAGTGGGGCTACGAGGCGGACCACCCCTTCGACGCCCACTGCGCCGAGTACGCGCGGGCGGGCGTGCCGTTCTACGTGTGCCCCGGCACGTCGACCTGGATGTCGCTGGTGGGGCGGACCGAGAACGCCCTGGGCAACATGCGGAATGCGGCGGAAAGCGGGCTGAAGCACGGGGCGGCGGGCTACCTCAACACCATCTGGGGCGATTACGGCCACCAGGACTACGAGCCGGTCGTCTACCTGCCCGTGGCCTACGGCGCCGGGGTGAGCTGGGCGTTCACGGCCAACCGGGACCGCGATGTGCGGCCTTTCCTCAACCAGCTGCTCTTCCGCGATGCCGCCGGCGCCATCGGCGACGTGCTGCACGACCTCGGCAACACCTACCTGGCCGCCGGGCCGCTCCTGCACAACTCCACCGCCCTGGGGCGGCTGTTCCACAGCGCCGCGGCGTGGCGCACGTGGAAGCCGCTCGCCGAGTGCGACTTCGCGGCGCAGGAGCAGGCGGTGCGGCAGGCGGCGGCCGGCCTCGAGCGGGCGGACCTGCGCACGGCCGACGGCCCCCTGGTCATGCGGGAGATGCGCAACAGCGTGCGCCTCCTGCTCCTGCTCTGCGACCTGGGTCGCACCCTGCAGGGCGTCCAGAGGGGAGAGCGGCCGGCCACGGGGAAGGTGCAGCAGCTCGTCCGGGAACTGGACGAGGTCGCCTACGAGCACCGGGAGCTCTGGCTGCAGCGTAACCGGCCGGGCGGCCTGGAGGAGATGAGCATGAAGCCCTTCCGCGCCTGGCGGCAGGAGCTGCAGAAACTGGGCTGAGCGGCCCGCGGCGGCGGGTGAAGGCGGGGCTGCCCGGCGGTCGGCGCCAGGCAGCCCCGGTCAGGTGGGCTACCGATAGAGATGGTACGCGGCCGACTCGGCGGCGAACCGGCGGGACTCCTCCTCCCACCGCGCCAGCACGTCCTCCAGGGGCAGTTCCCCCTCCGCAGCCCGGTAGAGCAGGTCGGAGCCGCTCAGCCGGTCGAGGGAGCGGATGCGGCCCCAGGAGACCCACTCGAACTTGCCGGGGTGGAGCCTGCGTACGGCCTCGACCACGTGGGCGCCCAGGGCCACGGGGCGCACGGCCGCCCGGTCGACCACGTGGATCTGCACGCCCCGGCAGTGCTCGCCCTTGTGCTTGGACGTCCACGGGGTGAAGTAGGTGGGCCGGAACAGGACCCCCGGCAGGTTGCGCCGGCTGAGCTCGGCGACGGTCTTCCGCTCATCCAGCCACGGTGCGCCGAAGACCTGGAACGGCAGCGCCGTGCCCCGGCCCTCGGAGAGGTTCGTCCCCTCCAGGAAGCAGAGGCCGGGGTAGAGCGTGAGCATCTCCAGGCCGTTGGCCGCCGGGCTGGGCGGGACGAAGGGCAGACCCGTCTCGTCCCACCACATGGCGCGCCGCCAGCCGTCCACCGGCACGACGGTGAGGTCGCAGCCGATGCCGAACCGGTCGTTGATCCAGGTGGCGATCTCGCCGTGGGTGAGGCCGTGGCGGGTGGCCACGGGGTAGAGCCCGACGAAGGACTCCAGCCCGGGCTGCACCACGCCGCCCTCCACCTGCACGCCGCCGATGGGGTTCGGGCGGTCCAGCACCACCAGCCGCTTGCCGTTCTCCGCGGCGGCCTGCATGCAGTAGGCCAGGGTCCAGGTGTAGGTGTAGAACCGCACCCCTGCGTCCTGCAGGTCGAAGAGGAGCACGTCGACGTCCCGGAGCATCTCCGGCGTCGGCTTGCGGGTCTCGCCGTACAGGCTGTGAACCGGGAGCCCGGTCACCGGGTCCACCGAGCTGCCGACCTTCTCGCCCGCGGCGGCGTCGCCCCGGATGCCGTGCTCGGGCGAGAAGAGCGCCGTCACCTGCACCTCGGGATCCGCCGCCAGCAGGTCGATGATGGACTCCAGCCGGCTGTTCACGCCGGTGTGATTGGTCACGATGCCCACCCGGGACCCCCTGAGCAGGTCCCTGCGGTCGGCGAGCAGCACCTCGTTGCCGAGTCTGACCCTTGCCATTCGCTATCCCTCGTCTCTGCATAGATCTGACTGAGGCGGGCCGCCTGCGTCCGCCGTGTGAGGAGTTGACGGAACGATGACCGGAGTACCCTTCGCCGACGGCCTGCAGGCCACCCGCTGGCCCCGCGGCCTGCGCCCGGCGGGCCCCGCGGAGGCGGGCTTCGATCCCGGGCGGCTGGAGCGGGCCTTCGGCCTGCTGGAGGCGGAGATCGCCGCGGGGCAGCTGCCGGGAGCGGTGGCCGTGATCGCCCGGGACGGCGCCGTGGCGGCGCACCGGGCCCTGGGCTGGGCGGCGGTGCACCCCGCGCGGCGCCCCATGGCGCCCGACACCCTCTTCGACCTGGCCTCGCTCACCAAGGTGATGGCGACCCTGCCCGCGGTCCTGCTGCTGATCGACCGCGGCGAGATCCGGCTCGACGACCCGCTGCACCTGTTCTTCCCCGAGTACCGCGGGGAGGGGCGCGAGGAGATCCGCATCCGCCACCTGCTCACCCACACCGCCGGCTTCCCCCCGGGCAGCCCGGTCCTGCGGGAGCCGGCCGGGAGCCGTGCGGAGCGCATCGCCCGCCTCGCCTCGGTGCCGCTGCAGGCGCCGCCGGGCAGCCGGATCATCTACAGCGATCTCGGGTTCATCCTGCTGGGCGAGCTGGTGGCGAAGGTGAGCGGCCAGCCGCTGGACCGGTTCGTACGGGAACAGGTCCACCGGCCGCTCGGCCTCGTGCACGCCGGCTACCTGCCCTCCGGAGACCGCGCCCGCTCCGCGGCGGCCACCGAGTACCGGGAGCGGCTGGGCCGCCACCAGTGCGGCGAGGTGCACGACGAGAACGCCACGGCGCTGGGCGGCGTGGCGGGCCACGCCGGCCTCTTCGCCACCGCCCCGGAGGTCGCGGCCTACGGGCAGATGTGGCTGGAAGGCGGCGCCGGGGTCCTGTCGCCCGCCGCAGTGGCCGCGGCCACCCGCGACCAGACGCCCCACCTGCCGGGGCAGGAGCACCGGGGCCTCGGCTGGATCGTCGCCCGGGAGGACTCAGCAGGCCTGAGCTGCGGCGACCTGTTCAGCCCCGGCTCCTTCGGCCACACGGGGTTCACCGGCACCAGCCTCTGGATCGACCCCCACCGGCGCCTGGTGGTCGCCCTGCTGACCAACCGGGTGCACTTCGGCCGCACCGATCATATCCTCCGCCTGCGGCCCCGGTTCCACAACGCCGTGGCAGCGGCGGTCATCAGATGAAGGCCAGGACTGCCAGGGCAGGATCGCCCTGGCAGTCCTGCATTGACTACAGCTCGAACGGCAGCCGGTCGCCCGGGGCGTACTGCCGCAGGCCGCCCTTGGGCACCATCAGCGTGGCGGCGTACTTCCAGTTCAGGCCGCCGCCCAGGCAGCCCCGCATCCGGGCCAGCGACTTGTAGTAGTCGGCGTAGGGCCAGCCCGTCGCGCCGTTCCACAGGGCGAAGCTGGAGAGGGCGTCGCAGTACTGCTCGAAGATCGGCTCGGGAATGTTGACGTAGATGTCCGGCTCGTAGCCCTCCATGTCCTCCCAGTTCTCGGAGAAGTAGACCCGGCGGGTCCAGTGGGCCGGCTTGGACCGCTCAATGCGCTTGAGGGCGGCGAAGAAGTAGGCGTCCATGGCGATCTTGTGGGCGTGCCGGTGGTCGCGGTGCATCGAGTTCTGCCAGTGGGTGATGAGCACGTCGGGCTTGATGTCGCGGATGATGTCGCAGACCTCGAGGGAGACCTCGTCGTTGTACGGCAGCTCCGCGTCCTTGTAGTTCAGGAAGATCGCCTCCGCGCCCAGCTTCCGGGCGCACTCGGCGGCCTCCCGCTTCTTCTGCTCGGCGTACTCCTCGGCAGAGAGGGTCGGGTGCCCCTTCTCGCCCGGGGTCAGGCTGAGCATGAAGGCCTTGTGGCCGGCGGCGGTGTACTTGGCCACGATCATCCCGGCGGCCAGCTCCTGGTCGGCCGCATGAGCCCCGATGGTCAGAATCCGCATCTCCCTTGGTTCAGCCATGACAAGCTCCTCCTCGTACGTGGTGAATGGAAAGCTCAGGCACTCACGGGCCCTGCGGCAGGCTGACTGCCGGGCGCATGGTCATCCCGCAAGCGCACCGGGCGGGATCCCCTCACAGGCAGATCTTCCCCAGCACGGCCCGCCCGCCCCCGGTGGCGCCGGGCACGTTGGTGGGCAGCTCCAGGACGCAGTCGTTGGCCAGCAGGGCGAAGGCGATGGCCTCCTTGGCGTCGGAGTTGATGCCCACCGCCTCGTGGGCGGTCACCCGGGCGCCGGGCAGGGCCTCGGCCAGCATCCGCATCAGCACCGGGTTGCGGGCGCCGCCCCCGCCGACGATCACCTCGTCCACCGGGCCCAGGAACCGCCGGTAGGCGTCGGCGATGGAGTGCGCCGTGAAGGCCGTGGCGGTGGCCACCAGGTCGGCCGGCTCGCCTCGCCCGAACAGCCCCGACGCGAACTGCACGCCGAACAGCTCCCGGCCGGTGGTCTTGGGCGGCCGCGCCGCCAGGTACGGGTGCGCCATCAGCTCGGTCAGCAGGTCTGGCAGCACGCGGCCCTGCGCGGCGATGGCGCCCCCCTCGTCGAAGGGCCGGCCGAAGTAGTGGCTGGTCAGGGCGTCGATCAGCATGTTGCCCGGGCCGGTGTCGAAGGCGACCACCTCCTCCAGGGCGCAGCCGGCGGGCAGGTAGGTCACGTTGCCGATGCCGCCGATGTTCTGCACGGCGCGGCTCAGCCGCCCGTCCCGCAGGAGGCACCAGTCCAGGTAGGGCACCAGCGGCGCCCCCTGGCCGCCCGCGGCCACGTCCCGCACCCGGAAGTCGCCGACCGTCACCACGCCCGTGCGGGCGGCGAT harbors:
- a CDS encoding N-acetylglucosamine kinase; this translates as MRYFLGIDAGATKTYALLGDESGRLIGLGKGGTGNHQSQGGLPLAMASIARAVEEALAAGGLAPGEVHHAAFCLAGADLPCDYAMLEEAIQERWPDMRFSVHNDSFAGLRAGLTGRWGVVSICGTGTNQAGIGKDGREVQVGGLGGLFGDYGGGADLGRAAVAAVFLAAEQRGVETALTGPVLAALGAADVDDLREKLYRGQIERGRIFALAPLVFEAANRGDQAAQEALIEMGRRMGRSVGGVIRQLNLCDEEVEVVLAGSTWKGNNPLLVDAFRLEVHRVAPRARLIRPRFEPVVGAWLLALERAGLEATDSVCERLAATMPPDLPLNQETNV
- a CDS encoding beta-N-acetylhexosaminidase, which translates into the protein MLHSPALVPAPRQLTCGERAVRVPDELWVVVAGHHQELLPVLRSFQESVSAGVGVAVRLTASPRGLEERFHVAVLVGDRAVTHPQGYRLAVAPEGIRLDAATPQGAAYGLATLKQILATGREVPELQIDDYPDFARRGVMLDISRGKVPTMERLFRFVDLLADLKVNEFQLYTEHTFAYREHREVWQAYSPMTGEQIMLLDRYCRERFIDLVPNQNSFGHMTPWLIHPRYQHMAEAPDGFELPWGGRRDEPFSLSPAEPSVIPFLAGLYDELLPHFTSQYFNVGCDETFDLGQGRSKKAVAERGEHAVYLEQLLKIYRLVAERGRTMQFWGDIIIKYPEAVAQLPKDVIALEWGYEADHPFDAHCAEYARAGVPFYVCPGTSTWMSLVGRTENALGNMRNAAESGLKHGAAGYLNTIWGDYGHQDYEPVVYLPVAYGAGVSWAFTANRDRDVRPFLNQLLFRDAAGAIGDVLHDLGNTYLAAGPLLHNSTALGRLFHSAAAWRTWKPLAECDFAAQEQAVRQAAAGLERADLRTADGPLVMREMRNSVRLLLLLCDLGRTLQGVQRGERPATGKVQQLVRELDEVAYEHRELWLQRNRPGGLEEMSMKPFRAWRQELQKLG
- a CDS encoding exo-beta-N-acetylmuramidase NamZ family protein encodes the protein MARVRLGNEVLLADRRDLLRGSRVGIVTNHTGVNSRLESIIDLLAADPEVQVTALFSPEHGIRGDAAAGEKVGSSVDPVTGLPVHSLYGETRKPTPEMLRDVDVLLFDLQDAGVRFYTYTWTLAYCMQAAAENGKRLVVLDRPNPIGGVQVEGGVVQPGLESFVGLYPVATRHGLTHGEIATWINDRFGIGCDLTVVPVDGWRRAMWWDETGLPFVPPSPAANGLEMLTLYPGLCFLEGTNLSEGRGTALPFQVFGAPWLDERKTVAELSRRNLPGVLFRPTYFTPWTSKHKGEHCRGVQIHVVDRAAVRPVALGAHVVEAVRRLHPGKFEWVSWGRIRSLDRLSGSDLLYRAAEGELPLEDVLARWEEESRRFAAESAAYHLYR
- a CDS encoding serine hydrolase domain-containing protein: MTGVPFADGLQATRWPRGLRPAGPAEAGFDPGRLERAFGLLEAEIAAGQLPGAVAVIARDGAVAAHRALGWAAVHPARRPMAPDTLFDLASLTKVMATLPAVLLLIDRGEIRLDDPLHLFFPEYRGEGREEIRIRHLLTHTAGFPPGSPVLREPAGSRAERIARLASVPLQAPPGSRIIYSDLGFILLGELVAKVSGQPLDRFVREQVHRPLGLVHAGYLPSGDRARSAAATEYRERLGRHQCGEVHDENATALGGVAGHAGLFATAPEVAAYGQMWLEGGAGVLSPAAVAAATRDQTPHLPGQEHRGLGWIVAREDSAGLSCGDLFSPGSFGHTGFTGTSLWIDPHRRLVVALLTNRVHFGRTDHILRLRPRFHNAVAAAVIR
- a CDS encoding PIG-L deacetylase family protein produces the protein MAEPREMRILTIGAHAADQELAAGMIVAKYTAAGHKAFMLSLTPGEKGHPTLSAEEYAEQKKREAAECARKLGAEAIFLNYKDAELPYNDEVSLEVCDIIRDIKPDVLITHWQNSMHRDHRHAHKIAMDAYFFAALKRIERSKPAHWTRRVYFSENWEDMEGYEPDIYVNIPEPIFEQYCDALSSFALWNGATGWPYADYYKSLARMRGCLGGGLNWKYAATLMVPKGGLRQYAPGDRLPFEL
- a CDS encoding anhydro-N-acetylmuramic acid kinase, giving the protein MRRLRRLEGIAAKPERLVIGLMSGTSVDGIDCALVRIRGGGPGVQIAPVHFATYPFDPAVRAEIFRLFRPETTDVVSVCQMNFVLGEVFADAALRLMREAGVRPEEVDLIGSHGQTVWHEPNPVDRAGAVSRSTLQIGEPAVIAARTGVVTVGDFRVRDVAAGGQGAPLVPYLDWCLLRDGRLSRAVQNIGGIGNVTYLPAGCALEEVVAFDTGPGNMLIDALTSHYFGRPFDEGGAIAAQGRVLPDLLTELMAHPYLAARPPKTTGRELFGVQFASGLFGRGEPADLVATATAFTAHSIADAYRRFLGPVDEVIVGGGGARNPVLMRMLAEALPGARVTAHEAVGINSDAKEAIAFALLANDCVLELPTNVPGATGGGRAVLGKICL